CAGACCAAAATCACGGCCCCGGCAGGCGGCATGGTCTTGAGTGTGGTGGCCCATTCGGGCGAGGTCGTCGCGCAGCAGCCCCTCTTGCAGATCGCCGACCTGGACAATCTCGTCTGCGTGGCGGAGGTCGATGCGGGCGAAGTCTCGGCGCTCCAATCCAATCAGAAAGCAACCGTCACTTGCCGCGCATTTCACGACGCGGAACTCGAGGGCACGCTCGATCGCGTCGGCAGTCAGATCACCAAGGCCACGCTGCGGCCGCTCGATCCGCGAAAGCAGGTCGATCGCGATGTTACAAAAGTCGTCGTGCTCGTCGATTCAAAGAAGGCGGCGCGGCTCATCAACTCCTCGGGCAAGGACCGCCGCGCGGTGCTCGTCGGCTTGCAGGTCGAAGTCGCATTTCCTCTGGCGGGACCAATGCCGTGAAGACACAGCTCGCCTGGCGCAACCTGATTCACAACAAGGTGAAGACGGGCGTGGCTGTCGCGGGCGTCGTGTTCGCGATCGTGTTGATGTTCATGCAGTTGGGTTTTCTCGAAGCGGTCAAGGTGAGCGCGACCCAAATCTACGATGCGCTCGATTTTGACGTCTGCTTGCGGTCGAAGGACTACCTGCACCTGGCCGACGCACGGTTGTTCCGCCGGCAGCGATTGGTCCAAGCCCAGGGATGTCCCGGCGTCCAGCGTGCCGCTCCGTTGACAGTCGTGAGGAGTTCGTGGCGCAACCCGGCGAGCGGCGAGCACCAATCGATCCTTTGCTTCGGAGTGAACCCCGACGAAGCCGTTTTTAGTCGGACCGACATCCAAACGCTCGTGAGCGACGAGTTGGAACGCTCCGACGCCTTGTTAATCGATACAAAGACCCGCCGCGAATTTGGACCGGTCGATGGCCGCCGATTCGGCCCGCAGGACCGCAACGCGGAGATCGAGGTGAACGGCACCGCCGTCCGAATCGCCGGGGACTATACGCTCGGCGCTGGGTTGTTGGCCGGCGGCGCGATGATCATTAGCGAACGTGGCTTGCAGAGTGTCACTCCGACCCTCGGCGGCGATCAGGTGAGCCTGGGCTTGATAAAAGTCTCCCGCGGCGAGGATGCGGGGGCCGTCGCCGGTCGGTTGCAGAGCCTATTGCCCGGCGATGTCGATGTGCTGACGCGGCCGGACGTCCTGCGCGGCGAACTGGACCATTGGGTATATCAAACGAACTATGGATTGATTTTTCAGACGGGAGTCATCGTGGCCTTGATCGTTGGAACGGCGATCGTTTATCAAGTACTGGCCAGCGACGTGGCCAGCTTGCTGCCCGAATATGCGACGCTCAAAGCCATGGGCTACGACAATCGGTATTTGGGCAGAGTCATCCTGCAGCAAGCGCTCGCCCTGGCGGTGCTCGGCTTCGGCGTCGGTTTGGTCATCGCGGAATTGCTGTATGCGATCACGTCGGCGGGCGCTCAGATTCCGGTTCAAATGACTTGGCGGAATTTGGCCCTGGTGTTCGTGTTGTCGGTCGTCATGTGCATGTGCTCGGGCCTGGCCGCGCTGCGAAAGGCATTTCGCGCCGACCCGGCGGATTTATTCTGAACACCATCGTTATGCCCTCGCGAACTCCCTTAGCGTGGAAGAATCTGACGCATGACCTGCGTCGATTGGCGGTGGCCGTGGCGGGGGTGGGTTTTGCGGTCGTGCTGATTTTCACGGAACTCGGATTCTTGAACGCGCTCTTGGAAAGCACGGTGCAGGTGCTGCGCAAGTTGAATGGCGAAGTGTTCCTCGTCAGCTCGGCGAAATACGCCTTGCCCGCCATGGAGCGATTCGACTTGGCCCGCGTCGAACAAGCCAAGGGTTTGCCGGGCGTGAAGGCCGTCTATCCATTTTACATGGAGAATCTGGCCGCGGTGCTCCGCGCCCGGCAAGCGCGCGGTTATCCGATTCGCGTGCTGGCGTTTCGCGTCGGCGACGATGTAATGAAGCTCGATTCTCTCGCCGCGCACGAGGACGATCTCCGCCGCTCGGGAACCGCGCTGGCCGATGAAGCCTGCCGCGCCAAATTCGGCATCCCCCGGCGCGATCGGGATCTTGGCAACTTCGCGGGAGAACTCGCAAATCAGGAAATCCATTTGACGGGGCATTTCCGCCTCGGCGTCGATTTCGTCAACGACGGAAACCTGATCATGAGCGCCGCGAATTTTGCCCGCTTCTTTCCGAATCGCGCGGCCGGGTCCGATCCGCTGAACCAAGTCGATTTGGGAGTGGTCAAGCTGGAAGACCATGCCGATCCGCTTGCAGTCAAGAACGAATTGCGGCTGTCGCTGCCGAGCGACGTCGAGCCGTTGACCAAGGACGAGTTGATCGATCGCGAGATGAGGTTTTGGCGCCGCAATGCCCCAATCGGTTTTATATTCCTGGTTGGGGTTTATGTCGGGTTTGTCGTCGGCGTGGTGATTTGTTACCAGATCATCTATTCCGACATCGCCGATCACATGGGCGAATTCGCGACTCTAAAGGCAATGGGCTACACCGACCGTTATTTCTTGAAACTGATCTTGCGCCAGTCGTTTTATTTGTCGATCATGGGTTTTCTGCCAGGGTTGCTCTTGAGCTTCGCCGGCTACGCATTCTTGACCTGGTTCACCGGTCTGACGATGCAGTTGACGATGAATGTAGTGGTATGCGTGCTGGCCGTTACCATCGCGATGTGCGTCGTGTCCGGGATTCTGGCGCTGCGAAAGCTAATGTCCGTCGATCCCGCCGAAC
Above is a window of Pirellulales bacterium DNA encoding:
- a CDS encoding FtsX-like permease family protein; its protein translation is MKTQLAWRNLIHNKVKTGVAVAGVVFAIVLMFMQLGFLEAVKVSATQIYDALDFDVCLRSKDYLHLADARLFRRQRLVQAQGCPGVQRAAPLTVVRSSWRNPASGEHQSILCFGVNPDEAVFSRTDIQTLVSDELERSDALLIDTKTRREFGPVDGRRFGPQDRNAEIEVNGTAVRIAGDYTLGAGLLAGGAMIISERGLQSVTPTLGGDQVSLGLIKVSRGEDAGAVAGRLQSLLPGDVDVLTRPDVLRGELDHWVYQTNYGLIFQTGVIVALIVGTAIVYQVLASDVASLLPEYATLKAMGYDNRYLGRVILQQALALAVLGFGVGLVIAELLYAITSAGAQIPVQMTWRNLALVFVLSVVMCMCSGLAALRKAFRADPADLF
- the devC gene encoding ABC transporter permease DevC gives rise to the protein MPSRTPLAWKNLTHDLRRLAVAVAGVGFAVVLIFTELGFLNALLESTVQVLRKLNGEVFLVSSAKYALPAMERFDLARVEQAKGLPGVKAVYPFYMENLAAVLRARQARGYPIRVLAFRVGDDVMKLDSLAAHEDDLRRSGTALADEACRAKFGIPRRDRDLGNFAGELANQEIHLTGHFRLGVDFVNDGNLIMSAANFARFFPNRAAGSDPLNQVDLGVVKLEDHADPLAVKNELRLSLPSDVEPLTKDELIDREMRFWRRNAPIGFIFLVGVYVGFVVGVVICYQIIYSDIADHMGEFATLKAMGYTDRYFLKLILRQSFYLSIMGFLPGLLLSFAGYAFLTWFTGLTMQLTMNVVVCVLAVTIAMCVVSGILALRKLMSVDPAELF